In one Neobacillus sp. WH10 genomic region, the following are encoded:
- a CDS encoding aspartate kinase: MGLIVQKFGGTSVGSAERILNVAACVKEEIERGNNVVVVVSAMGKSTDQLVSLAKEISTRPNKREMDMLLSTGEQVTISLLSMALNQQGLNAVSFTGWQAGIVTEPIHGNARITKINTDAIQTQLSEGKVVIVAGFQGITEEGEITTLGRGGSDTTAVALAAALKADKCDIYTDVTGVFTTDPRYVKAARKLLSVSYDEMLELANLGAGVLHPRAVEFAKNYQVQLEVRSSMEKIKGTVIEGEATMEQNLVVRGVAFEDEITKVTVLGLTNSLTCLSTIFTTLAQNHLNVDIIIQSTTEGGGTNLSFSIHTNDLVETLKVLEDNKEVLGYEQLDAENKLAKVSIVGSGMISNPGVAAKMFEVLAANNIQIKMVSTSEIKVSAVVEEKQMLKAVEALHLAFELGE; this comes from the coding sequence ATGGGACTAATTGTACAAAAATTCGGAGGAACCTCTGTCGGTAGTGCAGAAAGAATTTTGAATGTAGCAGCATGTGTTAAAGAGGAGATAGAGAGGGGCAACAATGTCGTTGTCGTCGTTTCAGCAATGGGGAAATCAACGGATCAGCTTGTTAGCCTTGCAAAGGAAATTTCCACACGGCCAAATAAGCGTGAAATGGATATGCTGTTATCTACCGGGGAGCAGGTAACCATCTCATTATTGTCCATGGCCTTAAATCAACAAGGACTTAATGCTGTTTCCTTCACAGGGTGGCAGGCAGGAATCGTTACAGAACCAATTCATGGAAACGCGAGAATCACGAAAATTAATACGGATGCAATCCAGACTCAGTTATCAGAAGGTAAAGTGGTCATTGTCGCCGGATTTCAGGGAATAACAGAAGAAGGGGAAATTACCACTCTCGGCCGTGGTGGCTCTGATACGACGGCAGTAGCGTTAGCAGCTGCACTAAAAGCAGATAAATGCGATATATATACCGATGTAACCGGGGTGTTTACGACGGATCCAAGGTATGTTAAAGCTGCACGAAAGTTATTATCTGTTTCGTATGATGAGATGCTCGAGCTTGCTAATTTAGGCGCGGGTGTACTACATCCAAGAGCAGTAGAGTTTGCTAAAAACTACCAAGTTCAACTTGAAGTTCGGTCAAGCATGGAGAAAATAAAAGGAACTGTTATTGAGGGGGAAGCAACAATGGAACAAAATCTAGTTGTACGTGGAGTCGCATTTGAAGACGAAATTACAAAGGTAACTGTATTAGGACTTACTAATTCACTAACATGCCTGTCAACAATTTTTACAACATTAGCACAGAATCATCTCAACGTTGATATTATTATTCAAAGCACAACAGAGGGAGGAGGTACTAACCTGTCCTTTTCCATTCATACAAATGATTTGGTAGAGACATTGAAAGTGTTAGAAGACAATAAGGAGGTGCTCGGTTATGAGCAGCTCGATGCGGAAAATAAGTTAGCAAAGGTGTCAATTGTCGGTTCAGGCATGATCTCTAATCCAGGTGTGGCTGCAAAAATGTTTGAAGTATTAGCTGCTAACAATATCCAAATAAAAATGGTCAGTACATCAGAAATAAAAGTATCTGCCGTCGTCGAAGAAAAACAAATGCTAAAAGCAGTAGAAGCACTACATTTAGCATTCGAACTAGGCGAATAG
- the uvrC gene encoding excinuclease ABC subunit UvrC, translating to MNETIKQKLTLLPDQPGCYLMKDRQGTIIYVGKAKVLKNRVRSYFTGSHDGKTLRLVNEIEDFEYIVTSSNIEALLLELNLIKKYDPKYNIMLKDDKSYPFIKLTAERHPKLIITRKVKKDKGKYFGPYPNVGAANETKKLLDRIYPLRKCSTLPDRVCLYYHLGQCLAPCVNEVSEEQYKEMTDEITRFLNGGYKEIKKELTEKMTAAAEELDFERAKEYRDKIVHIETIMEKQKITMTDFTDRDVFGYAVDKGWMCVQVFFVRQGKLIERDVSMFPIYNEPEEEILTFLGQFYTKANHFKPKEVLIQDEVDLTMAEQLLEVKVLQPQRGQKKDLIKMAIKNAKIALNEKFSLIEKDEERTIKAVENLGELLRIYTPHRIESFDNSNIQGTDPVSAMVVFIDGKANKREYRKYKIKSVKGPDDYESMREVTRRRYSRALKEELPLPDLIIIDGGKGHVEAVRDVLENELGLDIPLAGLVKDEKHRTSQLLYGNPLEIVPLARNSQEFYLLQRIQDEVHRFAITFHRQIRGKSAFQSVLDDIPGIGEKRKKQLLKEFGSVKKMKEATFEAFRALGIPANVVEELINKLRS from the coding sequence ATGAATGAAACCATTAAACAAAAACTGACACTGCTTCCTGATCAGCCTGGCTGCTACTTAATGAAAGACCGTCAGGGAACGATCATCTATGTGGGGAAAGCAAAGGTACTAAAGAACCGCGTTCGATCTTATTTCACTGGGTCGCATGATGGAAAAACCTTAAGACTTGTTAATGAAATTGAGGACTTTGAATATATTGTTACCTCTTCAAATATAGAAGCACTCTTACTGGAATTAAACCTAATCAAGAAATACGATCCGAAATACAATATCATGCTTAAGGATGACAAAAGCTATCCGTTTATCAAGCTGACAGCTGAAAGACATCCAAAGCTCATTATTACTAGGAAAGTAAAAAAGGATAAGGGCAAATACTTTGGTCCCTACCCGAACGTCGGGGCGGCAAACGAAACCAAAAAACTGCTTGACCGGATTTATCCGTTACGCAAATGCTCTACCCTGCCCGACCGTGTATGTCTATATTATCATTTGGGGCAGTGCCTCGCGCCTTGTGTAAATGAAGTAAGTGAAGAGCAATATAAGGAAATGACCGATGAAATAACGCGTTTTTTAAATGGCGGGTATAAAGAGATTAAGAAAGAGCTCACAGAAAAAATGACCGCTGCAGCAGAGGAACTTGATTTTGAACGTGCAAAGGAATATCGTGATAAAATCGTTCATATTGAAACGATTATGGAAAAGCAAAAAATAACAATGACGGATTTTACCGACCGAGATGTCTTTGGCTATGCTGTCGATAAAGGCTGGATGTGTGTCCAGGTCTTCTTTGTCCGCCAAGGAAAGCTCATTGAGCGGGATGTTTCCATGTTCCCTATCTATAATGAGCCAGAGGAGGAAATCTTAACATTCCTTGGACAATTTTACACAAAAGCAAATCATTTCAAGCCAAAGGAAGTTCTAATTCAGGATGAAGTGGATTTGACAATGGCGGAGCAGCTGCTCGAAGTGAAAGTGCTGCAGCCTCAGCGTGGACAAAAGAAGGATCTTATTAAAATGGCAATTAAAAATGCAAAAATTGCCCTTAATGAAAAATTCTCCTTGATTGAAAAAGATGAGGAGCGAACCATTAAGGCAGTTGAAAACCTTGGGGAGCTTCTTAGGATTTATACCCCGCACCGGATTGAGTCATTTGACAATTCCAACATCCAAGGGACAGACCCTGTATCCGCAATGGTCGTTTTTATTGATGGCAAGGCAAACAAACGGGAATACCGAAAATATAAAATAAAGTCGGTTAAGGGCCCAGATGATTATGAATCAATGCGTGAAGTTACGAGAAGAAGATATTCGAGAGCATTAAAAGAAGAGTTGCCGCTTCCAGATTTAATTATTATTGATGGGGGAAAAGGGCATGTTGAGGCTGTACGAGATGTGCTTGAAAATGAATTAGGGTTGGATATCCCGCTTGCAGGACTTGTAAAGGATGAAAAGCACAGAACATCGCAGCTTCTTTACGGTAATCCGTTGGAAATTGTCCCGCTCGCACGGAACAGCCAAGAATTTTATTTATTACAAAGAATCCAAGATGAGGTACACCGCTTTGCGATTACCTTTCATCGTCAAATCCGTGGAAAATCAGCCTTTCAATCGGTACTTGACGATATTCCGGGAATTGGTGAAAAGCGTAAAAAACAATTGTTAAAGGAATTCGGCTCTGTTAAGAAAATGAAGGAAGCAACGTTTGAGGCATTTCGAGCTCTTGGAATTCCAGCTAATGTTGTAGAAGAATTAATTAATAAACTTCGCTCTTAA
- a CDS encoding class D sortase has product MKSKLPLFIILIGIILLTIGLWQYVDMKYQTEASLKQAKEIISKQHTDTQKKKIENSPPPGMGDTVGLLTIPKINSELAIVEGTDPDDLEKGVGHYKSSYFPGEQGQIVLSGHRDTVFRKLGELKIGDSLKIQMPNGNFKYEITHTKVVKSDDTSIITLQNQQEELIVTTCYPFRYVGNAPKRYIIYAKPKSS; this is encoded by the coding sequence GTGAAATCTAAGCTTCCTCTATTTATTATTTTAATCGGCATAATTCTTTTAACTATTGGACTCTGGCAATATGTTGATATGAAATATCAAACGGAAGCATCTCTTAAACAAGCAAAAGAAATTATTTCTAAACAGCATACAGATACTCAAAAAAAGAAAATTGAAAATAGTCCGCCGCCAGGTATGGGAGATACCGTAGGACTTTTAACAATTCCTAAGATCAATTCAGAATTGGCCATCGTTGAAGGAACTGATCCAGATGACCTTGAAAAAGGTGTAGGGCATTATAAAAGTTCCTATTTTCCTGGTGAGCAGGGGCAAATTGTTTTGTCTGGCCACCGTGATACAGTTTTCCGCAAATTAGGGGAATTGAAAATCGGTGATTCACTTAAAATCCAAATGCCAAATGGGAACTTCAAATATGAAATTACACATACAAAAGTTGTGAAATCTGACGATACCAGTATCATCACATTACAAAATCAACAGGAAGAATTAATTGTCACTACGTGCTATCCATTCCGCTATGTAGGAAATGCGCCAAAACGATACATTATTTATGCAAAGCCCAAAAGTTCCTAA
- a CDS encoding YslB family protein: MNESTVVDLNVNVVEPRTISIFGYELIREILLPEILGKDTPEILYWAGKRLARKFPLADFDQVIEFFAHASWGQLEITKETKNEIEIELTSPLIVSRVKSKAEHFFQLEAGFLAQQIELQKEVIAEAFEHPVKKANKVQFTIKWDTKDPIK, translated from the coding sequence GTGAACGAGAGTACAGTAGTTGATTTAAATGTTAATGTTGTTGAACCACGAACAATATCCATATTCGGATATGAGTTGATTAGAGAAATCCTTTTGCCGGAAATTTTAGGGAAAGATACCCCTGAAATCTTATATTGGGCAGGTAAGCGCCTGGCGCGGAAATTTCCTCTAGCTGATTTTGATCAAGTCATTGAATTTTTCGCCCATGCTTCGTGGGGTCAGCTTGAAATAACAAAAGAAACGAAAAACGAAATCGAGATTGAACTAACGAGTCCACTAATTGTCTCGCGTGTGAAATCAAAAGCGGAGCACTTTTTCCAGCTCGAAGCCGGATTCCTTGCCCAGCAGATCGAGCTTCAAAAAGAAGTCATCGCCGAAGCCTTCGAGCATCCAGTCAAAAAAGCGAACAAAGTTCAATTCACCATCAAATGGGACACAAAAGATCCAATCAAATAA
- a CDS encoding electron transfer flavoprotein subunit alpha/FixB family protein, translated as MSRKVLVLGEVRDGSLRNVSFEAIAAAKTVAEGGEVVGVLVGDSVSALGTELIQNGADRVVIVENDKLKQYTSDGYAQALLAVIDQEKPEGLVLGHTALGKDLAPRIAGKLSSGLISDATAVEAAGGNIVFTRPIYSGKAFEKKIVTAGLIFATVRPNNIAPLEKDESRTGEVSSLSVDIKDLRAIIKEVVRKASEGVDLSEAKVVISGGRGVKSADGFKTLKELADVLGGAVGASRGACDADYCDYSLQIGQTGKVVTPDLYIACGISGAIQHLAGMSNSKVIVAINKDPEANIFKVADYGIVGDLFEVVPLLTEEFKKLKVHS; from the coding sequence ATGTCAAGAAAAGTATTGGTATTAGGAGAAGTTCGTGACGGATCATTACGTAACGTTTCTTTCGAAGCAATTGCTGCAGCAAAAACAGTTGCAGAGGGCGGAGAAGTTGTTGGAGTATTAGTTGGAGATTCTGTAAGCGCTTTAGGTACTGAACTCATCCAAAACGGAGCAGATCGTGTTGTCATCGTTGAAAATGATAAATTAAAACAATATACATCAGATGGTTATGCACAAGCATTATTAGCTGTTATTGATCAGGAAAAGCCAGAAGGCCTTGTTTTAGGTCATACAGCACTAGGTAAAGATTTGGCACCACGTATTGCCGGTAAACTTTCATCCGGTCTAATTTCTGATGCAACAGCTGTTGAAGCAGCTGGTGGAAATATCGTGTTTACAAGACCGATTTATTCCGGAAAAGCATTTGAAAAGAAAATCGTTACCGCCGGTTTAATTTTTGCAACGGTACGCCCAAATAACATTGCACCATTAGAAAAAGATGAAAGCAGAACCGGTGAGGTTTCCTCCCTATCGGTTGACATCAAGGACCTTCGTGCCATCATTAAAGAAGTAGTAAGAAAAGCATCGGAGGGTGTTGATCTAAGCGAAGCAAAAGTGGTTATTTCCGGTGGCCGCGGTGTGAAAAGTGCTGACGGATTTAAAACGCTTAAAGAATTGGCTGATGTATTAGGCGGAGCAGTAGGTGCTTCACGTGGTGCGTGTGATGCCGACTACTGTGATTACTCCTTACAAATTGGCCAAACTGGTAAAGTTGTCACTCCAGATCTATACATTGCCTGCGGTATTTCCGGAGCCATACAGCACTTAGCTGGTATGTCTAACTCAAAAGTAATCGTAGCGATCAACAAAGACCCAGAAGCAAATATCTTTAAAGTAGCTGATTACGGAATCGTTGGCGACTTGTTTGAAGTAGTTCCATTATTAACGGAAGAGTTTAAAAAGCTTAAAGTTCACTCATAA
- the trxA gene encoding thioredoxin translates to MAISHLTDQNFASETSSGLVLVDFWAPWCGPCKMIAPVLEELDADMGDKVKITKLDVDDNPQTAANFGVMSIPTLLVMKNGEVVDKVVGFQPKEALASVLEKHV, encoded by the coding sequence ATGGCTATTTCACATTTAACAGATCAAAACTTTGCTTCTGAAACAAGTTCAGGGCTCGTACTAGTAGATTTCTGGGCACCATGGTGTGGACCATGTAAAATGATCGCTCCAGTTCTTGAAGAACTTGACGCAGACATGGGTGATAAAGTAAAAATCACTAAGCTTGACGTGGATGATAACCCACAAACAGCTGCTAACTTCGGTGTAATGAGCATTCCAACATTGTTAGTTATGAAAAATGGCGAAGTCGTTGACAAAGTAGTCGGCTTCCAACCTAAAGAAGCATTAGCAAGTGTGCTAGAAAAGCACGTATAA
- the gerE gene encoding spore germination transcription factor GerE has protein sequence MKENDYNHKPLLTKREREVFELLVQDKTTKEIAGELFISEKTVRNHISNAMQKLGVKGRSQAVVELLRMGELEL, from the coding sequence TTGAAGGAGAATGATTATAATCACAAGCCACTACTCACCAAACGTGAGAGAGAAGTATTCGAACTACTAGTACAAGACAAAACAACGAAAGAAATCGCTGGTGAATTATTTATAAGCGAAAAAACCGTTAGGAATCACATTTCAAATGCTATGCAAAAGCTTGGTGTAAAGGGGCGTTCACAAGCAGTTGTAGAGCTCCTTCGAATGGGAGAGCTAGAACTTTAA
- the sdhA gene encoding succinate dehydrogenase flavoprotein subunit, which produces MGKGKVIVVGGGLAGLMATIKVAESGTPVELFSLVPVKRSHSVCAQGGINGAVNTKGEGDSPWIHFDDTIYGGDFLANQPPVKAMCEAAPFIINLFDRMGVMFNRTPEGLLDFRRFGGTQHHRTAFAGATTGQQLLYALDEQVRRHEVDGLVTKYEGWEFLGAVIDDDGVCRGVVVQNLKTMEIKSFSADAVIMATGGPGIIFGKSTNSVINTGSAASIVYQQGATYANGEMIQIHPTAIPGDDKLRLMSESARGEGGRIWTYKDGKPWYFLEEKYPAYGNLVPRDIATREIFDVCVRQRLGINGENMVFLDLSHKDPHELDVKLGGIIEIYEKFMGDNPRKVPMKIFPAVHYSMGGLWVDYDQMTTIPGLFAAGECDYSQHGANRLGANSLLSAVYGGMVAGPNAVKYINGLEKSSEAVSSTVFDRHVKEQEEKWNSIMSLNGTENAYVLHKELGEWMTENVTVVRYNDQLLKTDEKIQELLERYQNINIQDTSKWSNQGAAFTRQLQNMLQLARVITIGAYNRNESRGAHYKPDFPKRNDEEFLKTTIAKFVDSKTAPEFHYAEVDTSLLKPRERDYTKKH; this is translated from the coding sequence ATGGGTAAAGGTAAAGTGATCGTAGTCGGCGGCGGCTTGGCCGGCTTAATGGCTACCATCAAAGTTGCAGAATCAGGAACACCGGTAGAGCTTTTTTCTCTTGTTCCGGTTAAACGTTCTCACTCTGTTTGTGCCCAAGGTGGGATTAATGGAGCAGTAAATACAAAAGGTGAAGGGGATTCCCCATGGATTCACTTTGACGATACAATTTATGGTGGAGACTTCTTAGCAAATCAGCCTCCTGTTAAGGCGATGTGTGAAGCTGCACCGTTCATTATTAATTTATTTGACCGGATGGGGGTTATGTTTAACCGTACTCCTGAAGGTTTACTTGACTTCCGTCGCTTTGGTGGAACACAGCATCATCGGACCGCATTTGCCGGTGCAACGACTGGTCAGCAATTGCTTTATGCATTGGATGAGCAAGTTCGTCGTCATGAAGTAGACGGTTTGGTTACAAAGTATGAGGGCTGGGAATTCTTAGGTGCTGTTATTGATGATGATGGTGTATGCCGCGGAGTTGTAGTTCAAAACCTTAAAACAATGGAAATTAAGTCATTCTCTGCTGACGCTGTCATCATGGCAACAGGTGGCCCTGGAATTATTTTTGGTAAGTCAACCAACTCTGTTATTAATACAGGATCAGCTGCATCGATTGTTTACCAGCAAGGTGCTACTTACGCGAACGGTGAAATGATCCAAATCCATCCAACCGCGATCCCTGGAGATGATAAACTTCGTTTAATGAGTGAATCAGCACGTGGTGAAGGCGGACGTATTTGGACGTATAAAGATGGAAAACCATGGTACTTCCTGGAAGAAAAATATCCTGCCTATGGAAACCTTGTACCTCGGGATATTGCTACACGTGAAATCTTTGATGTTTGCGTTCGACAAAGACTTGGTATTAATGGCGAAAACATGGTATTCCTTGATTTATCCCATAAGGATCCGCATGAATTGGATGTAAAACTAGGCGGAATTATCGAGATTTATGAAAAATTCATGGGTGATAACCCACGCAAAGTTCCGATGAAAATATTCCCTGCTGTTCACTATTCGATGGGCGGACTATGGGTTGATTATGACCAAATGACGACCATCCCAGGTTTATTCGCTGCTGGTGAATGTGATTATTCACAGCACGGTGCCAATCGTCTAGGTGCGAACTCATTGCTATCAGCTGTTTACGGCGGAATGGTCGCAGGACCAAATGCAGTGAAGTATATTAATGGACTTGAAAAGAGTTCTGAAGCCGTTTCTTCTACTGTCTTCGACCGTCATGTGAAAGAACAGGAAGAGAAATGGAATTCTATTATGTCTTTAAATGGTACTGAAAATGCTTATGTGCTTCACAAAGAGCTTGGGGAATGGATGACAGAGAACGTAACAGTTGTTCGATACAACGATCAGCTTTTAAAAACAGATGAAAAGATTCAGGAACTTTTAGAACGTTACCAAAACATTAACATCCAAGATACATCGAAATGGAGCAACCAAGGTGCAGCGTTCACACGACAATTACAGAATATGCTTCAATTGGCCCGGGTTATTACGATTGGCGCATATAACCGGAATGAGAGCCGTGGTGCTCACTATAAGCCTGATTTCCCTAAACGGAATGATGAGGAATTCTTAAAAACAACTATAGCTAAATTTGTTGATTCGAAAACGGCTCCTGAATTCCATTATGCTGAAGTTGATACCTCCTTACTAAAACCGCGTGAGCGCGATTATACAAAAAAACATTAA
- a CDS encoding enoyl-CoA hydratase → MEYLRWSYQDSIATITIQRPPANALSSGLLRELSAVLEEIEPNREIRVIVIHGEGRFFSAGADIKEFTTVTSSEGFANLGKFGQDLFDRMEKFSKPIIAAIHGAALGGGLELAMACHIRYVSETAKLGLPELQLGLVPGFAGTQRLPKYVGVARAAEMLFTSEPITGLEAVQYGLANHAYPENEVLDQAFKLAEKIAKKSPVSISASIQLLNYAKTEEFYEGTKKEAELFGEVFVSNDAKEGIQAFLEKREPNFKGE, encoded by the coding sequence TTGGAATATTTAAGATGGTCGTATCAAGACAGTATTGCCACGATAACGATTCAGCGTCCTCCCGCAAATGCCCTTTCATCAGGTCTTTTAAGGGAACTGTCGGCTGTATTGGAAGAAATCGAGCCAAACCGTGAAATTAGAGTAATTGTTATTCATGGTGAAGGACGATTTTTCTCAGCTGGTGCGGATATTAAAGAATTTACCACGGTTACTTCTTCAGAAGGGTTTGCTAACCTTGGTAAATTTGGACAAGATTTATTTGACCGCATGGAAAAGTTTTCGAAACCGATTATTGCAGCGATTCATGGGGCAGCCCTTGGCGGCGGACTTGAATTGGCAATGGCGTGTCACATCCGTTATGTAAGCGAAACGGCTAAACTTGGCCTTCCAGAGCTGCAGCTTGGATTAGTCCCAGGGTTTGCTGGTACACAGCGCCTGCCAAAATATGTAGGTGTTGCAAGGGCAGCCGAAATGCTGTTTACATCTGAGCCAATCACAGGTTTAGAGGCGGTTCAATACGGGCTTGCCAATCATGCCTATCCGGAAAATGAAGTATTAGATCAAGCATTTAAATTAGCTGAAAAAATTGCTAAGAAAAGTCCTGTCTCAATTAGTGCTTCGATTCAATTATTAAACTATGCAAAAACAGAAGAGTTTTATGAAGGTACCAAAAAAGAGGCAGAATTATTTGGTGAAGTTTTCGTTTCAAATGATGCCAAAGAAGGAATTCAAGCCTTCCTTGAAAAAAGAGAACCAAACTTTAAAGGTGAATAA
- the sdhB gene encoding succinate dehydrogenase iron-sulfur subunit: MAENKTVKFTIVRQDNENSPAYEEEFEVPYRPNMNVISALMEIRKNPVNAKGQATTPITWDMNCLEEVCGACSMVINGKPRQSCSSLVDQLTQPIRLEPMRTFPVVRDLQVDRSRMFDSLKKVKAWIPIDGTYDLGPGPRMPEKKRQWAYELSKCMTCGVCLEACPNVNSKTNFMGPAVFNQVRLFNAHPTGEMNKAERLNAFMEDGGMQGCGNSQNCVQACPKGIPITTSIAAINRDATMQAFRNFFGSDHD; this comes from the coding sequence ATGGCAGAAAATAAAACGGTGAAGTTTACAATTGTTCGTCAGGATAACGAGAATTCTCCTGCTTACGAGGAAGAATTTGAAGTTCCTTATCGTCCAAATATGAACGTTATTTCGGCATTAATGGAAATTCGTAAAAACCCTGTCAATGCAAAGGGACAAGCTACTACCCCAATCACTTGGGATATGAACTGTCTGGAAGAGGTTTGTGGTGCCTGTTCAATGGTGATTAATGGAAAACCGCGTCAATCTTGTTCGTCATTAGTTGATCAATTAACACAGCCAATTCGTTTAGAACCAATGCGAACATTCCCGGTTGTCCGTGACCTTCAGGTTGACCGAAGCAGAATGTTTGATTCCTTGAAAAAAGTTAAAGCGTGGATTCCAATTGATGGAACCTATGATTTAGGACCAGGCCCACGTATGCCTGAGAAAAAACGTCAATGGGCATATGAACTTTCCAAATGTATGACATGCGGTGTTTGTTTGGAAGCATGTCCAAATGTAAACAGCAAAACCAACTTTATGGGGCCTGCTGTATTTAACCAAGTTCGCTTATTTAATGCTCATCCAACTGGGGAAATGAATAAAGCAGAACGCTTAAATGCTTTTATGGAGGATGGAGGAATGCAAGGCTGCGGTAACTCCCAAAACTGCGTGCAAGCATGTCCGAAAGGGATTCCAATTACAACTTCCATTGCTGCCATTAACCGTGATGCTACCATGCAGGCATTCAGAAACTTTTTTGGAAGTGACCACGACTAA
- a CDS encoding electron transfer flavoprotein subunit beta/FixA family protein produces MNIYVLMKRTFDTEEKISISGGKINEDGAEFIINPYDEYAIEEAIQVRDANGGEITVISVGNEETEKQLRTALAMGADKAVLINTEDDVENGDQFTTAKILAEYLKDKDADLILGGNVAIDGGSGQVGPRVAELLNIPYVTTITKLEIDGTNVTVTRDVEGDAEIIETSLPLLVTAQQGLNEPRYPSLPGIMKAKKKPLEELELDDLDLEEDEVEAKTKTIEIYLPPKKDAGKVLAGDLNDQVKELVHLLHTEAKVI; encoded by the coding sequence ATGAATATTTATGTATTAATGAAAAGGACCTTTGATACAGAAGAAAAAATTTCAATTTCCGGTGGAAAGATCAATGAGGATGGTGCAGAATTTATCATCAATCCATATGACGAATACGCGATTGAAGAAGCGATTCAAGTACGTGATGCAAATGGCGGCGAAATAACTGTTATTTCAGTTGGCAATGAAGAAACGGAAAAACAGCTTCGCACCGCACTTGCTATGGGCGCTGATAAAGCTGTCCTCATCAATACAGAAGACGATGTCGAAAATGGCGATCAATTTACAACAGCAAAAATTCTAGCAGAATATTTAAAGGATAAAGATGCAGATTTAATTTTAGGTGGAAATGTTGCAATTGATGGTGGATCAGGACAGGTTGGCCCCCGTGTTGCCGAGTTGCTGAATATCCCTTATGTAACAACAATTACAAAATTAGAAATCGACGGAACAAATGTAACCGTTACCCGAGACGTTGAAGGGGATGCAGAAATCATCGAAACAAGCCTGCCGCTTTTAGTTACAGCACAACAAGGCCTTAATGAGCCACGTTACCCTTCTTTACCAGGAATTATGAAAGCGAAGAAGAAGCCGCTTGAAGAATTAGAATTAGACGATCTTGACCTTGAAGAAGATGAAGTTGAAGCGAAAACAAAAACAATTGAAATTTATTTGCCGCCTAAAAAAGATGCAGGTAAGGTTTTAGCCGGAGATTTGAATGATCAGGTTAAAGAACTTGTTCACTTACTTCATACTGAAGCAAAAGTAATTTAA
- a CDS encoding succinate dehydrogenase cytochrome b558 subunit — MAGNREFVNRRLHSLLGVIPIGVFLLQHLVVNHFITGGPESFNKAAAFMGNLPFRIVLETVVIYLPILFHAIYGLYIAFTANSNVNRFGTYRNWMYILQRITGVITLIFIAWHVWQTRVAAAFGAEVSYEMMHDILSSPFMFVFYLVGILSTIFHFANGLWSFLVSWGITVSPRSQVISTYVTIGVFVVLAIIGIQTLIGFVS, encoded by the coding sequence ATGGCGGGTAATCGAGAGTTTGTTAATCGTAGATTGCATTCGCTGCTGGGAGTCATTCCAATCGGTGTATTTCTATTGCAGCACCTTGTAGTCAACCATTTTATCACAGGAGGACCGGAATCCTTCAATAAGGCTGCAGCTTTTATGGGAAATCTGCCTTTCAGGATTGTTCTGGAAACTGTAGTTATTTATTTACCAATATTATTTCATGCAATTTATGGACTTTATATTGCTTTTACCGCTAATAGCAATGTCAACAGGTTTGGTACATACAGGAACTGGATGTATATACTTCAGCGTATTACAGGAGTCATTACATTGATATTTATTGCGTGGCACGTATGGCAAACACGCGTGGCTGCAGCGTTTGGTGCCGAGGTTTCATATGAAATGATGCATGATATTCTATCATCACCATTTATGTTTGTTTTCTATTTAGTTGGTATTCTTTCAACAATTTTCCACTTTGCCAATGGTTTATGGTCTTTCCTAGTTAGCTGGGGGATCACTGTGTCACCTCGTTCACAAGTAATATCTACATACGTGACAATTGGTGTTTTTGTTGTTCTAGCTATTATTGGCATTCAAACACTAATCGGATTTGTTTCATAA